The genome window TTGCTATTGTATGTGGCGGCGGAAACATCTGGCGCGGAATTGCAGGTAGCGAAAATGGCATCGATCGTGCAACTGCCGATTATATGGGAATGCTGGCGACAGTAATGAACTCGCTGGCACTGCAGGATGCTTTGGAACAGATTGAAGTACCTACGCGTGTACAAACATCTATTGCAATGCAACAAATTGCGGAGCCTTATATTCGTCGTAGAGCTATTCGCCATCTGGAGAAAGGCCGGGTCGTTATTTTTGCAGCAGGTACAGGTAACCCGTTCTTTTCCACGGATACAACAGCAGCACTGCGCGCAGCGGAGATTGAAGCAGAAGTTATCTTGATGGCCAAAAATAAAGTTGATGGTGTATACTCAGCAGATCCGTTTAAAGATAGTACAGCTGTGAAGTTTGATCAGTTGACTTACATGGATATTCTTAACAAAGACCTTGGTGTAATGGATTCAACGGCATCCTCGCTTTGTAAGGACAACAACATCCCGTTGATCGTATTTGCCATTACGGAACAAGGTAACATCAAACGTGTTGTTCTGGGCGAACGTATCGGAACAATCGTTAAAGGGAGTGTAGATTAATGCCACAAGCGGTTAAACAACATGCCGAAGAGCGTATGGAAAAAGCAATTCAAGCATTGCGTCGTGACCTGGCTACTTTGCGTGCAGGCCGCGCAACTCCAGCCCTTCTGGACCGAATTCAGGTAGAGTATTATGGAGCGATGACACCACTGAATCAACTTGCTAATATCAGTACTCCGGATTCCCGTACACTGATGATTCAG of Paenibacillus sp. FSL R5-0517 contains these proteins:
- the pyrH gene encoding UMP kinase translates to MEQPVFKRVVLKVSGESLSGQNGYGIDADTISSIAQQVKEVVALGVQVAIVCGGGNIWRGIAGSENGIDRATADYMGMLATVMNSLALQDALEQIEVPTRVQTSIAMQQIAEPYIRRRAIRHLEKGRVVIFAAGTGNPFFSTDTTAALRAAEIEAEVILMAKNKVDGVYSADPFKDSTAVKFDQLTYMDILNKDLGVMDSTASSLCKDNNIPLIVFAITEQGNIKRVVLGERIGTIVKGSVD